One segment of Brassica napus cultivar Da-Ae chromosome C3, Da-Ae, whole genome shotgun sequence DNA contains the following:
- the BNAC03G68110D gene encoding glycosyltransferase BC10, producing MKAAKRWSLGNLRDMASSLPGPRHRAPSRRRARVYIIMALSLIAFFAVIAYMYPHHSKRACYMISSRGCKALADWLPPSLREYSDDEIAARVVISEILSNPPVIRKDSKIAFMFLTPGALPFERLWDRFFQEHEGKFSVYIHASKERPVHYSRYFVNREIRSDEVVWGRISMVDAERRLLANALRDPTNQQFVLLSDSCVPLRSFEYIYNYLMYSNVSYVDCFDDLGQHGSGRHMNHMLPEIQKKDFRKGAQWFTMKRQHAVATMADSLYYSKFRDYCGPGIENNKNCIADEHYLPTFFHMLDPTGISNWTVTQVDWSERKWHPKTYMPEDVTHELLNNLTSTDTVVHVTSVGVGEEIWMPCMWNGIKRPCYLFGRKFHPDTLDKLLDLFSNYTKSVSWQL from the exons ATGAAGGCAGCTAAGAGGTGGAGTCTTGGAAACCTACGGGACATGGCGTCTTCTTTGCCTGGACCTCGCCACCGCGCTCCTTCAAGGAGACGAGCGCGAGTATATATCATCATGGCCCTCTCACTCATCGCCTTCTTTGCTGTCATCGCTTACATGTACCCTCACCACAGCAAACGTGCTTGTTATatgatatcctcgagaggatgcaAGGCTTTAGCTGATTGGCTCCCGCCTTCTCTGAGGGAGTATTCTGACGATGAGATTGCAGCTCGCGTTGTGATTAGTGAGATATTGAGTAATCCTCCTGTGATTAGAAAAGATTCCAAGATTGCGTTTATGTTCTTGACTCCTGGTGCGTTGCCTTTCGAGAGGCTGTGGGACAGATTCTTCCAG GAACATGAAGGGAAGTTTTCTGTTTATATTCATGCATCAAAGGAAAGGCCAGTTCACTACAGTCGTTACTTTGTCAACCGTGAGATTCGCAGTGATGAG GTGGTGTGGGGAAGAATATCAATGGTTGATGCAGAGAGACGGTTGTTAGCTAATGCTCTTAGAGACCCTACAAACCAGCAATTTGTTTTACTCTCTGATAG TTGTGTACCTCTTCGAAGTTTTGAATACATTTACAACTACCTCATGTACAGCAACGTCAGCTATGTTGACTg CTTTGACGATCTAGGTCAACATGGGTCAGGCAGGCATATGAATCACATGCTGCCTGAAATTCAGAAGAAGGATTTTCGAAAGGGTGCACAG TGGTTCACCATGAAGCGACAACATGCTGTAGCAACTATGGCAGACAGTCTTTACTACTCCAAGTTCCGGGATTACTGTGGG cCAGGTATAGAGAACAACAAGAATTGCATAGCTGATGAACACTATCTGCCAACATTCTTTCAT ATGCTTGATCCCACTGGCATTTCTAACTGGACTGTAACACAAGTTGATTGGTCTGAGAGAAAGTGGCATCCCAAAACATATATGCCTGAAGATGTCACACACGAGTTACTAAATAACCTCACG TCTACTGACACAGTCGTACATGTCACAAGTGTTGGAGTG GGTGAAGAGATATGGATGCCTTGTATGTGGAACGGAATCAAAAGACCTTGCTACTTGTTTGGAAGGAAGTTCCACCCGGATACGCTCGACAAGCTGTTGGATCTCTTCTCAAATTACACAAAATCAGTCTCTTGGCAACTGTGA